One genomic window of Conger conger chromosome 9, fConCon1.1, whole genome shotgun sequence includes the following:
- the ndufs6 gene encoding NADH dehydrogenase [ubiquinone] iron-sulfur protein 6, mitochondrial: MATSTLKLLSFGKNAKVLLAPLRVSAVPAYRYGALVSTSGEKITHTGQVYDEQDVRKARFVNRVKEVNENFAIKLVAEEPVTDVEARVVSCDGGGGALGHPKVYINLDKETQAGTCGYCGLRFQQKHHH; this comes from the exons ATGGCGACTTCCACTCTGAAGCTGTTGTCCTTTGGAAAAAATGCTAAGGTTCTGCTGGCACCGCTGAGGGTGTCAGCGGTCCCTGCATATAGGTATGGTGCTCTAGTTTCTACTTCGGGTGAGAAAATTACTCACACGGGGCAG GTCTATGATGAACAAGATGTGAGAAAAGCCAGATTCGTAAACCGAGTGAAAGAG GTGAATGAGAACTTTGCCATTAAGCTCGTGGCAGAAGAGCCTGTGACCGATGTGGAGGCGAGGGTGGTATCGTGtgatggaggtggaggagctCTTGGACACCCCAAAGTCTACATCAACCTG GATAAAGAGACACAAGCAGGCACATGCGGTTACTGTGGGCTACGGTTCCAGCAGAAGCATCACCACTGA